A genomic segment from Rickettsia endosymbiont of Lasioglossum villosulum encodes:
- the lgt gene encoding prolipoprotein diacylglyceryl transferase encodes MTFPNINPIIFSIGPLAVSWYSLSYIVGILLGWFYASKIIEKFPTKITKKNLEEFVTYAIIGIIVGGRLGYILLYNPYKYFSNPIEILKTYEGGMSFHGGAIGVIITAYIFCKRHKLNFLSLTDIIAPVVPIGLFFGRIANFINGELYGRVTNSSIGVIFPDSDLNLRHPSQLYEAFFEGLVLFCILAYAVFKRNTIKKQGLNSGLFLMFYSLFRIIIEIFREPDVQIGFIFDSLTMGQILSMPLLLLGSYLIIKAECRSITK; translated from the coding sequence ATGACATTCCCGAATATTAATCCTATTATTTTCTCTATAGGACCGCTAGCCGTATCTTGGTACTCTCTTTCATATATAGTTGGAATTTTACTTGGCTGGTTTTATGCAAGTAAAATTATAGAAAAATTTCCTACAAAAATCACCAAGAAAAATTTAGAAGAGTTTGTTACTTACGCTATTATTGGGATAATAGTTGGAGGCAGACTCGGCTATATTCTATTATATAATCCTTATAAATATTTTTCAAATCCGATAGAGATTTTAAAAACATATGAGGGCGGAATGTCCTTTCACGGTGGTGCTATAGGAGTCATTATCACTGCTTATATATTTTGCAAACGACATAAACTTAATTTCTTAAGTCTTACCGATATTATTGCTCCAGTAGTCCCAATTGGTTTATTTTTCGGCAGAATTGCCAATTTTATTAATGGTGAGTTATATGGGCGTGTTACAAATTCATCTATTGGTGTAATTTTTCCAGATAGTGATTTAAACTTGCGTCATCCTAGTCAATTATACGAAGCTTTCTTTGAAGGGTTAGTGTTATTTTGTATTTTGGCTTATGCTGTATTTAAACGTAATACAATTAAAAAGCAAGGTTTAAACTCAGGTCTGTTTTTAATGTTTTATTCTCTTTTTAGAATAATTATTGAGATATTTAGAGAGCCGGATGTGCAAATCGGCTTTATTTTTGATAGTTTAACTATGGGGCAAATTTTATCGATGCCGCTGTTACTTTTAGGTAGTTATTTAATAATAAAGGCAGAATGTCGATCGATCACAAAATAA